One Electrophorus electricus isolate fEleEle1 chromosome 10, fEleEle1.pri, whole genome shotgun sequence genomic region harbors:
- the cnot3a gene encoding CCR4-NOT transcription complex subunit 3a isoform X1, whose translation MADKRKLQGEIDRCLKKVAEGVEQFEDIWQKLHNAANANQKEKYEADLKKEIKKLQRLRDQIKTWVASNEIKDKRQLVENRKLIETQMERFKVVERETKTKAYSKEGLGLAQKVDPAQKEKEEAEQWLTNTIDTLNMQVDQFESEVESLSVQTRKKKGDKEKQDRIEELKRLIDRHRYHIRMLETILRMLDNDSVQVEAIHKIKDDVEYYIDSSQEPDFEENEFLYDDLDLEDIPSSLMATSPQGHNDEEPFLQSSSTPTSTTSSSPIPPSPATGTTENSEEEKKRGRSTDSEVNQSPVKNGNPSLSSFSSSASSGFSSSSSLVSMATVVGGAAAVSGANSLLGSFSSAVQQHPPQAQAKLSSSSSSSSSSSSSSSSGGSNNAPSPPGHATLPAPSTPSLPTCSVSGLAVSSSQSQTAPGSGPAVTKAGMVVTSSGGTAPMPGPGQAGTAGPHSTVASLLSGSTPAPYAQAAAVGTASSAPGGPMGTSSGGVAGVSAGSANNSTGPGLSLLRSGPGHGGMLGLVPGQNPLQTPTQVSMSPVGTVPGGGTALGMSGGNGGSVVPGGVVAGGVAPARPPSVVKQNGGTNPLAYSAVVADSNPDSGLSNANQSQTSQPSSSSSSTNHLDNGPSLLSSITLPPSSQSPPFSDSTPGGGSLLNGPHSYTPSTEAIKGPEALSSLKAMAERAALGSGLDGQIPSLHLSDRDLTPGLFSGTSAPAGPPPAPQPAVTEVNLPPSLGACPLGPTPLSKEQLYQQAMQEAAWTHMPHPSDSERIRQYLMRNPCPTLPFHHQVPPQHSDSIEFYQRLSTETLFFIFYYLEGTKAQYLSAKALKKQSWRFHTKYMMWFQRHEEPKTITDEFEQGTYIYFDYEKWGQRKKEGFTFEYRYLEDRDLQ comes from the exons ATGGCTGACAAGAGAAAACTCCAAG GTGAAATAGATCGATGTTTGAAAAAAGTCGCAGAAGGTGTGGAGCAGTTTGAAGACATTTGGCAAAAG CTTCACAATGCAGCAAATGCCAACCAGAAGGAGAAATATGAAGCAGATCTCAAGAAAGAGATTAAAAAGCTCCAG CGATTGCGTGACCAGATTAAGACATGGGTGGCATCCAATGAAATCAAAGACAAACGGCAGCTAGTGGAAAATCGCAAACTCATTGAGACG CAAATGGAGCGTTTCAAGGTGGTAGAGAGGGAGACCAAGACGAAGGCGTACTCTAAGGAGGGACTGGGATTGGCTCAGAAGGTGGACCCTGCccagaaggagaaggaggaggctGAACAGTGGTTGACG AATACAATCGACACACTAAACATGCAGGTGGACCAGTTCGAGAGTGAGGTggagtctctctctgttcagacgaggaagaagaaaggagaCAAGGAG AAACAGGACCGCATAGAGGAGCTGAAGAGGTTGATCGACAGACACCGGTATCACATCCGCATGCTGGAGACCATCCTGAGGATGCTGGACAACGACTCGGTACAGGTGGAGGCCATCCATAAGATCAAAGATGACGTGGAATACTACATCGACTCGTCACAGGAGCCTGACTTCGAGGAGAATGAGTTCCTCTACGATGACCTGGACCTGGAGGACAtcc CATCGTCTCTGATGGCCACCTCTCCACAGGGACACAACGATGAGGAGCCGTTTCTCCAATCAAGCAGCACTCCCACCTCTACCACGTCATCCTCACCCATCCCACCATCTCCAGCTACAGGCACCACT gagaattctgaagaggagaagaaaagagggagaTCAACAGACAGTGAAGTGAATCAG TCTCCCGTCAAGAACGGCAATCCgtccctctcctccttctcctcctccgcGTCTTCAgggttctcctcctcctcttccctcgTGTCCATGGCTACCGTCGTTGGGGGTGCGGCGGCAGTCTCTGGGGCCAACAGTCTGCTGGGCAGCTTTAGCAGCGCCGTGCAGCAGCACCCCCCGCAGGCCCAGGCCAAGCTGTCTTCgtcgtcctcctcctcgtcctcctcctcatcGTCTTCCTCCTCGGGGGGTTCCAACAACGCGCCCAGCCCGCCGGGCCACGCCACACTCCCTGctccctccacaccctcccttcCCACCTGCAGCGTGTCGGGTCTGGCTGTCTCCAGCTCCCAGAGCCAGACGGCGCCGGGCTCTGGCCCGGCTGTGACCAAGGCCGGCATGGTGGTCACCAGCAGCGGTGGGACGGCACCGATGCCTGGGCCGGGCCAGGCGGGCACGGCCGGCCCCCACAGCACCGTGGCAAGCCTTCTGTCAGGCTCCACGCCCGCCCCTTACGCTCAGGCAGCTGCGGTCGGCACGGCAAGCAGCGCCCCTGGTGGACCCATGGGGACTAGCAGCGGGGGCGTGGCGGGAGTGAGTGCAGGCTCGGCCAATAACAGCACAGGGCCTGGGCTCAGTTTGCTGAGATCCGGCCCTGGGCATGGGGGCATGCTAGGCCTGGTTCCCGGGCAGAACCCACTGCAGACGCCCACGCAGGTATCCATGAGCCCCGTGGGCACAGTGCCGGGGGGTGGCACAGCTCTGGGCATGTCAGGAGGGAATGGAGGCAGTGTGGTACCCGGAGGAGTCGTTGCCGGGGGCGTGGCTCCTGCCAGACCCCCCAGTGTCGTCAAACAGAACGGCGGCACGA ACCCTCTTGCTTACAGTGCTGTGGTGGCCGACAGCAACCCAGACTCCGGCCTCAGCAACGCCAACCAATCCCAGACGAGCCAgccctcctccagcagctcctcgACCAATCA TCTGGATAATGGTCCTAGTCTGTTGAGTTCCATCACATTGCCCCCCTCCTCCCAATCACCTCCTTTCTCAGACAGTACCCCTGGTGGTGGGAGTCTGCTCAACGGGCCGCACTCCTACACACCCAGCACTGAAGCCATCAAG GGTCCAGAGGCTCTCAGCTCTCTCAAAGCCATGGCCGAGAGGGCAGCTCTGGGATCAGGCCTGGATGGACAAATCCCGTCACTTCATCTAAGTGACCGAG aTTTAACTCCAGGTTTGTTTTCTGGAACATCCGCCCCGGCAGGGCCACCCCCGGCCCCCCAGCCTGCTGTGACTGAGGTCAACCTCCCGCCCTCTCTGGGGGCGTGTCCTCTAGGCCCCACCCCTCTCTCAAAAGAGCAGCTCTACCAGCAGGCAATGCAGGAGGCAGCCTGGACACACATGCCTCACCCATCCGACTCTGAGAGGATCAG GCAGTACCTCATGAGGAACCCCTGCCCCACACTGCCCTTCCACCACCAGGTGCCACCCCAGCACTCTGACTCCATAGAGTTCTACCAGAGACTGTCCACCGAAACCCTCTTCTTCATTTTCTACtacttagag ggcACAAAGGCACAATATCTGTCAGCAAAAGCTTTGAAGAAGCAGTCATGGAGGTTCCACACCAAGTACATGATGTGGTTCCAAAGGCACGAGGAACCCAAAACCATCACTGATGAGTTCGAGCAG GGCACGTATATTTACTTCGACTATGAAAAGTGGGGCCAGAGGAAGAAGGAGGGCTTCACATTTGAGTACAGATACCTGGAGGACCGCGACCTGCAGTGA
- the cnot3a gene encoding CCR4-NOT transcription complex subunit 3a isoform X2, producing MADKRKLQGEIDRCLKKVAEGVEQFEDIWQKLHNAANANQKEKYEADLKKEIKKLQRLRDQIKTWVASNEIKDKRQLVENRKLIETQMERFKVVERETKTKAYSKEGLGLAQKVDPAQKEKEEAEQWLTNTIDTLNMQVDQFESEVESLSVQTRKKKGDKEDRIEELKRLIDRHRYHIRMLETILRMLDNDSVQVEAIHKIKDDVEYYIDSSQEPDFEENEFLYDDLDLEDIPSSLMATSPQGHNDEEPFLQSSSTPTSTTSSSPIPPSPATGTTENSEEEKKRGRSTDSEVNQSPVKNGNPSLSSFSSSASSGFSSSSSLVSMATVVGGAAAVSGANSLLGSFSSAVQQHPPQAQAKLSSSSSSSSSSSSSSSSGGSNNAPSPPGHATLPAPSTPSLPTCSVSGLAVSSSQSQTAPGSGPAVTKAGMVVTSSGGTAPMPGPGQAGTAGPHSTVASLLSGSTPAPYAQAAAVGTASSAPGGPMGTSSGGVAGVSAGSANNSTGPGLSLLRSGPGHGGMLGLVPGQNPLQTPTQVSMSPVGTVPGGGTALGMSGGNGGSVVPGGVVAGGVAPARPPSVVKQNGGTNPLAYSAVVADSNPDSGLSNANQSQTSQPSSSSSSTNHLDNGPSLLSSITLPPSSQSPPFSDSTPGGGSLLNGPHSYTPSTEAIKGPEALSSLKAMAERAALGSGLDGQIPSLHLSDRDLTPGLFSGTSAPAGPPPAPQPAVTEVNLPPSLGACPLGPTPLSKEQLYQQAMQEAAWTHMPHPSDSERIRQYLMRNPCPTLPFHHQVPPQHSDSIEFYQRLSTETLFFIFYYLEGTKAQYLSAKALKKQSWRFHTKYMMWFQRHEEPKTITDEFEQGTYIYFDYEKWGQRKKEGFTFEYRYLEDRDLQ from the exons ATGGCTGACAAGAGAAAACTCCAAG GTGAAATAGATCGATGTTTGAAAAAAGTCGCAGAAGGTGTGGAGCAGTTTGAAGACATTTGGCAAAAG CTTCACAATGCAGCAAATGCCAACCAGAAGGAGAAATATGAAGCAGATCTCAAGAAAGAGATTAAAAAGCTCCAG CGATTGCGTGACCAGATTAAGACATGGGTGGCATCCAATGAAATCAAAGACAAACGGCAGCTAGTGGAAAATCGCAAACTCATTGAGACG CAAATGGAGCGTTTCAAGGTGGTAGAGAGGGAGACCAAGACGAAGGCGTACTCTAAGGAGGGACTGGGATTGGCTCAGAAGGTGGACCCTGCccagaaggagaaggaggaggctGAACAGTGGTTGACG AATACAATCGACACACTAAACATGCAGGTGGACCAGTTCGAGAGTGAGGTggagtctctctctgttcagacgaggaagaagaaaggagaCAAGGAG GACCGCATAGAGGAGCTGAAGAGGTTGATCGACAGACACCGGTATCACATCCGCATGCTGGAGACCATCCTGAGGATGCTGGACAACGACTCGGTACAGGTGGAGGCCATCCATAAGATCAAAGATGACGTGGAATACTACATCGACTCGTCACAGGAGCCTGACTTCGAGGAGAATGAGTTCCTCTACGATGACCTGGACCTGGAGGACAtcc CATCGTCTCTGATGGCCACCTCTCCACAGGGACACAACGATGAGGAGCCGTTTCTCCAATCAAGCAGCACTCCCACCTCTACCACGTCATCCTCACCCATCCCACCATCTCCAGCTACAGGCACCACT gagaattctgaagaggagaagaaaagagggagaTCAACAGACAGTGAAGTGAATCAG TCTCCCGTCAAGAACGGCAATCCgtccctctcctccttctcctcctccgcGTCTTCAgggttctcctcctcctcttccctcgTGTCCATGGCTACCGTCGTTGGGGGTGCGGCGGCAGTCTCTGGGGCCAACAGTCTGCTGGGCAGCTTTAGCAGCGCCGTGCAGCAGCACCCCCCGCAGGCCCAGGCCAAGCTGTCTTCgtcgtcctcctcctcgtcctcctcctcatcGTCTTCCTCCTCGGGGGGTTCCAACAACGCGCCCAGCCCGCCGGGCCACGCCACACTCCCTGctccctccacaccctcccttcCCACCTGCAGCGTGTCGGGTCTGGCTGTCTCCAGCTCCCAGAGCCAGACGGCGCCGGGCTCTGGCCCGGCTGTGACCAAGGCCGGCATGGTGGTCACCAGCAGCGGTGGGACGGCACCGATGCCTGGGCCGGGCCAGGCGGGCACGGCCGGCCCCCACAGCACCGTGGCAAGCCTTCTGTCAGGCTCCACGCCCGCCCCTTACGCTCAGGCAGCTGCGGTCGGCACGGCAAGCAGCGCCCCTGGTGGACCCATGGGGACTAGCAGCGGGGGCGTGGCGGGAGTGAGTGCAGGCTCGGCCAATAACAGCACAGGGCCTGGGCTCAGTTTGCTGAGATCCGGCCCTGGGCATGGGGGCATGCTAGGCCTGGTTCCCGGGCAGAACCCACTGCAGACGCCCACGCAGGTATCCATGAGCCCCGTGGGCACAGTGCCGGGGGGTGGCACAGCTCTGGGCATGTCAGGAGGGAATGGAGGCAGTGTGGTACCCGGAGGAGTCGTTGCCGGGGGCGTGGCTCCTGCCAGACCCCCCAGTGTCGTCAAACAGAACGGCGGCACGA ACCCTCTTGCTTACAGTGCTGTGGTGGCCGACAGCAACCCAGACTCCGGCCTCAGCAACGCCAACCAATCCCAGACGAGCCAgccctcctccagcagctcctcgACCAATCA TCTGGATAATGGTCCTAGTCTGTTGAGTTCCATCACATTGCCCCCCTCCTCCCAATCACCTCCTTTCTCAGACAGTACCCCTGGTGGTGGGAGTCTGCTCAACGGGCCGCACTCCTACACACCCAGCACTGAAGCCATCAAG GGTCCAGAGGCTCTCAGCTCTCTCAAAGCCATGGCCGAGAGGGCAGCTCTGGGATCAGGCCTGGATGGACAAATCCCGTCACTTCATCTAAGTGACCGAG aTTTAACTCCAGGTTTGTTTTCTGGAACATCCGCCCCGGCAGGGCCACCCCCGGCCCCCCAGCCTGCTGTGACTGAGGTCAACCTCCCGCCCTCTCTGGGGGCGTGTCCTCTAGGCCCCACCCCTCTCTCAAAAGAGCAGCTCTACCAGCAGGCAATGCAGGAGGCAGCCTGGACACACATGCCTCACCCATCCGACTCTGAGAGGATCAG GCAGTACCTCATGAGGAACCCCTGCCCCACACTGCCCTTCCACCACCAGGTGCCACCCCAGCACTCTGACTCCATAGAGTTCTACCAGAGACTGTCCACCGAAACCCTCTTCTTCATTTTCTACtacttagag ggcACAAAGGCACAATATCTGTCAGCAAAAGCTTTGAAGAAGCAGTCATGGAGGTTCCACACCAAGTACATGATGTGGTTCCAAAGGCACGAGGAACCCAAAACCATCACTGATGAGTTCGAGCAG GGCACGTATATTTACTTCGACTATGAAAAGTGGGGCCAGAGGAAGAAGGAGGGCTTCACATTTGAGTACAGATACCTGGAGGACCGCGACCTGCAGTGA
- the prpf31 gene encoding U4/U6 small nuclear ribonucleoprotein Prp31 has protein sequence MSLADELLADLEEAGDEPEDGLYPGGDGDDSDEEGMDRPADGRLEDIPEDMELDYSGAENVTSIAKLRNSRSFADIMDNIAEYVGNPRKSADVSGPVEADPEYRLIVAANNLTVEIDNELNIIHKFVRDKYSKRFPELESLVPNALDYIRTVKELGNNLDKCKNNETLQQILTNATIMVVSVTASTTQGTLLDEEELQRLEEACDMALELNQSKHTIYEYVESRMSFIAPNLSIIVGASTAAKIMGVAGGLTNLSKMPACNLMLLGAQRRTLSGFSSTSLLPHTGYIYHCDVVQSLPPDLRRKAARLVSAKCTLAARVDSFHESADGKVGYDLKEEIERKFDKWQEPPPIKQVKPLPAPLDAPRKKRGGRRYRKMKERLGLTEIRKHANRMTFAEIEDDAYQEDLGFSLGQLGKAGSGRVRQAQVNDATKARISKSLQRTLQKQSMTYGGKSTVRDRSSGTSSSVAFTPLQGLEIVNPQAAEKKVAEANQKYFSNMAEFLKVKREWEGKDSA, from the exons ATGTCTCTAGCGGACGAGCTGCTTGCGGATTTGGAGGAAGCGGGCGATGAACCGGAGGACGGGCTGTACCCCGGCGGGGACGGAGACGACAGCGACGAGGAGGGCATGGACAGACCGGCCGATGGACGGCTGGAGGACATCCCGGAGGACATGGAGCTGGACTACAGCGGTGCAGAAAACGTCACCTCCATAGCAAAGCTGCGCAATAGCAGATCG TTTGCGGACATCATGGACAATATTGCGGAATACGTGGGAAATCCGCGCAAGAGCGCCGATG TGTCGGGACCCGTTGAAGCGGACCCAGAGTACAGGCTCATCGTCGCTGCCAACAACCTCACCGTGGAAATCGATAACGAACTGA atattatTCACAAATTTGTCCGTGATAAGTACTCTAAGAGATTCCCCGAGCTGGAGTCGCTGGTGCCAAATGCCCTAGACTACATTAGGACAGTAAAG GAGCTGGGGAACAACCTggacaaatgtaaaaacaatgaGACACTGCAGCAGATCTTGACCAACGCCACAATCATGGTGGTCAGCGTGACTGCCTCCACCACACAGGG aacattGTTAGATGAGGAGGAACTCCAGCGAttggaggaagcatgtgacaTGGCTCTTGAGCTCAACCAGTCAAAACACACCATCTATGAGTACGTGGAATCCCGGATGTCGTTCATCGCGCCTAATCTGTCGATCATAGTCGGAGCGTCAACTGCTGCAAAGATCATGG GGGTGGCTGGAGGACTGACCAACCTGTCGAAGATGCCCGCCTGCAACCTGATGCTTCTGGGGGCCCAGAGGAGGACACTGTCTGGGTTCAGCAGCACGTCTCTGCTGCCTCACACCGGCTACATCTACCACTGCGATGTGGTGCAGTCTCTCCCTCCG gacCTGAGGAGAAAGGCTGCTCGTCTTGTCTCCGCTAAGTGCACACTGGCAGCAAGAGTGGACAGCTTTCACGAGAGTGCTGATGGCAAG GTTGGCTATGACCTAAAAGAGGAAATTGAGCGCAAGTTTGATAAGTGGCAGGAACCGCCGCCCATCAAACAGGTGAAGCCCCTCCCAGCACCGCTCGACGCACCcaggaagaagagaggaggcaggag GTATCGTAAGATGAAGGAGAGGTTGGGACTCACAGAGATCAGGAAGCATGCAAACAGAATGACGTTTGCAGAG ATCGAGGACGACGCGTACCAAGAGGACCTGGGCTTCAGTCTGGGTCAGCTGGGCAAGGCGGGCAGTGGGCGTGTGCGTCAGGCCCAGGTCAATGATGCCACCAAGGCCCGCATCTCCAAGTCCCTGCAG AGGACACTGCAGAAACAGAGCATGACGTACGGTGGGAAATCCACTGTCAGAGACCGGTCATCAGGAACCAGCTCCAGTGTGGCTTTTACtcctctgcag GGGCTGGAAATCGTCAACCCACAGGCTGCAGAGAAGAAGGTGGCTGAAGCTAACCAGAAGTACTTCTCCAACATGGCAGAATTCTTGAAGGTCAAGAGAGAATGGGAAGGGAAGGACTCTGCCTAA